The following are from one region of the Cloacibacterium sp. TD35 genome:
- a CDS encoding DUF6814 family protein produces the protein MDAIKKILGIVWLALAALVAYLGLTVLGIPKLTSGKQEDLVFGGIIVFLLMPIIVGGLGIFGYYALKGEYSADKK, from the coding sequence ATGGACGCAATAAAAAAAATATTAGGTATCGTTTGGCTAGCTCTAGCAGCATTGGTAGCTTACCTTGGATTGACGGTTTTAGGAATTCCAAAATTAACTTCAGGTAAACAAGAAGACTTGGTTTTCGGTGGAATCATCGTATTTCTTCTTATGCCAATAATAGTTGGCGGGCTTGGAATATTTGGTTATTATGCATTAAAAGGCGAATATTCAGCCGATAAAAAATAA
- a CDS encoding ATP-binding protein has translation MNNLQLFAIIMLYLALLFFIAYWAEKKKSNFWANNPYIYSLSLAVYCTAWTYYGSIGVAANQGLEYLAIYIGPIIIIPAWIVINNKIIRISRVNKISSIADFISLRYGNSRSFGALISIVCILAIIPYIGIQIKAISDTFHQITNSDNSDNIFTDTATYVVILIAIFSSYYGTRYVDASEKRLGIISAVAVESFLKLIFFVVLGLFVTYGVFNGFEDIYQQVQKFEDFAAKNTFNGLEGSINFAITSLLSMSAIFLLPRQFHTTIVENRKEKHLKTAIWLFPLYLLIFNFFVFPIAWGGRILFEGQNVNPELFPILIPQKFGNILVSVMVFLGGLSASVSMIIISSITLSVMLSNNVIIPYGWIDTFKKNPENFNTKNIVSIRKVSIFMLIISAFLFYKYLIIKSSLFSVGLVSFVLIAQLAPSFFGAIFWRRGSYYGAVTGIIAGVIICYVNLIIPQYIQTINPEFSLENYKILDFFRIPYLSTLAQVFFWSLLVNTFLFAVISVSVKGNYRERNFAEIYIDIDHYIQNHEGAYIWKGKANISDIEKILVRFLGEKKTTQALKIFNMKYNITDETDTADSRLIKFSENLLAGRIGTASAKILVEGVTKEDKISLPEVLNILEESKENITLNRKLTEQSKQLRKLSEDLQIANTNLIEKDKQKDDFLDSVAHELRTPITAIRAASEILLDDDEIPTDIKKEFLGNIISESDRLNEIINDILYLDKLETGIIQLNIQKNNIVETYHKALKPIQHLIQQKNIHHSEIDLLNQKEYEYDEARMIQVFQNILGNAYKFTDESGIIQTKFIEKEDQLNISIFNTGKKIPEEDIELIFDKFYQSKNQNIRKPIGTGLGLAICKKIIEAHKGEISAENKEIGVVFNIKLNS, from the coding sequence ATGAATAATTTACAGTTATTTGCCATCATCATGCTTTATTTAGCGCTTTTGTTCTTCATTGCTTACTGGGCAGAGAAGAAGAAGAGTAATTTTTGGGCGAATAATCCTTACATTTATTCCCTTTCATTAGCGGTATATTGCACCGCTTGGACGTATTACGGAAGTATTGGTGTAGCTGCTAATCAAGGTTTAGAATATCTGGCAATTTACATCGGTCCTATTATCATTATTCCCGCCTGGATTGTCATCAATAATAAAATCATTAGAATTTCCAGAGTCAATAAAATCAGTTCTATTGCAGATTTTATTTCATTGAGATACGGAAACAGCAGATCTTTTGGAGCCCTAATCTCTATCGTTTGTATTCTAGCGATTATTCCATACATAGGCATCCAGATTAAAGCAATTTCAGACACCTTCCATCAGATTACCAATTCTGATAATTCTGACAATATTTTTACGGATACCGCTACGTATGTGGTGATTCTCATTGCTATTTTTTCATCTTATTACGGAACCAGATATGTAGATGCTTCAGAAAAAAGATTGGGAATTATTTCTGCTGTGGCTGTAGAAAGTTTCTTAAAACTCATCTTTTTTGTAGTTCTAGGGTTATTTGTAACGTATGGCGTTTTCAATGGTTTTGAAGACATCTATCAACAGGTCCAAAAATTTGAAGATTTTGCCGCTAAAAATACTTTTAATGGATTAGAAGGAAGCATTAATTTCGCAATTACGTCTCTCCTTTCTATGTCTGCAATTTTTCTATTGCCAAGACAGTTTCACACGACAATTGTAGAAAACAGAAAGGAAAAACACTTAAAAACAGCCATTTGGTTATTCCCGCTTTATCTTTTGATTTTTAATTTTTTTGTATTCCCAATTGCATGGGGCGGAAGAATTCTCTTTGAAGGTCAAAATGTAAATCCAGAACTTTTCCCTATTCTTATTCCTCAAAAATTTGGGAATATATTGGTTTCTGTAATGGTATTCTTAGGTGGTTTGAGCGCCAGCGTTTCTATGATTATCATTTCGAGTATTACGCTTTCTGTCATGCTCTCCAACAACGTGATTATTCCTTACGGCTGGATAGATACTTTCAAGAAAAATCCGGAAAATTTCAATACGAAGAATATTGTGAGCATCAGAAAAGTAAGCATTTTCATGTTGATTATTTCTGCATTTTTATTCTATAAATACCTCATCATCAAATCCAGTTTATTCTCTGTAGGTTTGGTCTCATTTGTGCTCATTGCACAATTAGCACCTTCTTTTTTTGGGGCGATATTTTGGAGAAGAGGCAGTTATTATGGTGCCGTAACAGGAATTATCGCGGGAGTTATTATTTGTTATGTAAATTTGATTATTCCCCAATATATCCAGACCATTAACCCAGAATTTTCATTGGAAAATTATAAAATTCTTGATTTTTTTAGAATTCCTTATCTGTCTACCCTTGCTCAAGTTTTTTTCTGGAGCTTATTGGTTAACACTTTCCTTTTTGCAGTGATTTCTGTAAGTGTAAAAGGCAATTACAGAGAGCGAAACTTTGCAGAAATTTATATTGATATAGACCATTACATTCAAAATCATGAAGGAGCTTATATCTGGAAAGGAAAAGCTAATATTTCTGATATTGAAAAAATTTTGGTGAGATTTTTAGGTGAGAAAAAAACCACTCAAGCCTTGAAAATCTTTAATATGAAATACAATATTACAGATGAAACAGATACTGCTGACTCGCGTTTGATTAAATTTTCAGAAAACCTTTTGGCGGGAAGAATTGGTACTGCTTCTGCAAAAATTTTGGTGGAAGGTGTAACCAAAGAAGATAAAATTTCTTTGCCAGAAGTGCTCAATATTTTAGAAGAATCTAAAGAAAATATCACCCTCAATAGAAAACTTACCGAACAGTCTAAGCAACTGAGAAAACTTTCTGAAGATTTACAAATTGCCAATACCAATTTGATTGAAAAAGACAAACAAAAAGATGATTTTCTAGATTCTGTAGCCCACGAACTCAGAACGCCAATTACCGCGATTAGAGCTGCCAGTGAAATTCTGTTAGATGATGACGAAATCCCTACAGATATTAAAAAAGAATTTTTAGGAAACATCATTTCTGAGTCTGACCGATTAAACGAAATCATCAATGATATTCTGTATTTAGACAAACTGGAAACAGGGATTATTCAACTCAATATTCAGAAAAATAATATTGTAGAGACTTATCACAAAGCATTGAAACCTATTCAGCATTTGATTCAACAGAAAAACATTCACCATTCTGAAATTGATTTATTAAACCAAAAAGAATACGAATATGATGAAGCCAGAATGATTCAAGTTTTTCAGAATATTTTAGGTAACGCTTATAAATTCACGGATGAAAGTGGAATAATTCAAACTAAATTTATTGAAAAAGAAGACCAACTGAACATTAGCATTTTCAACACGGGTAAAAAAATCCCTGAAGAAGACATAGAACTTATTTTCGATAAGTTTTATCAATCCAAAAATCAAAACATTAGAAAACCCATAGGAACAGGATTAGGATTAGCCATTTGTAAAAAAATTATTGAAGCGCACAAAGGCGAAATCTCCGCAGAAAATAAAGAAATTGGTGTGGTTTTTAACATTAAACTCAATTCGTAA
- a CDS encoding response regulator transcription factor: MKKILIADDEHKIIMTLEYTFRKAGYEVFIARDGSEVLELLKEETPDIILLDIMMPNVDGYTTLQEIKKQEKLNQCKVIFLSAKTNPADIEKGLSLGADAYVTKPYSIKKLVQQVEELLA, from the coding sequence ATGAAAAAGATACTTATAGCAGACGACGAACACAAAATCATCATGACCTTAGAGTACACCTTCCGAAAAGCGGGTTATGAAGTCTTCATCGCAAGAGATGGCTCGGAAGTTTTAGAATTATTAAAGGAGGAAACACCAGATATCATTTTACTCGATATCATGATGCCCAATGTAGATGGTTACACCACGTTGCAAGAAATAAAAAAACAAGAAAAACTTAATCAGTGTAAAGTCATTTTCTTATCTGCAAAAACCAACCCAGCAGACATAGAAAAAGGATTGAGTTTAGGAGCTGATGCTTATGTTACCAAGCCTTACTCTATCAAGAAATTGGTACAGCAGGTAGAAGAATTGTTAGCATAA
- a CDS encoding acetate--CoA ligase produces MKAHEMFLNSIENKEQFWAEQADQIHWFKKPQTILSQGENNYPVWFADGELNACYLAIDKHIEDGYGDQVAYIYDSPVTDTKQKITFNELKENVSKFAGGLQSLGLKKGDNAIIYMPMIPQAAYAMLACARLGITHSVVFGGFAPHELAIRIEDCNPKAIITASAGVEVKKRIPYLPFVKEAYEMSSHKPEHIVVFDRQLWGNKVDWENEPQLTNFQELLEKSEPADCVPVKSTHPLYILYTSGTTGKPKGVVRDTGGYATALKFSIEKIYGAKPGEVFWAASDIGWVVGHSYIIYGPLINRNTSIIFEGKPIMTPDAGTTWRILSEHKVSVMFTAPTAIRAIKKEDPDGEFIKKYDLSHFRTQFLAGERCDVATLDWYEEKVGITPIDHWWQTESGWPMLSLMRGVEDDDVKRASAGKPIPGYDIKIFDEEGYELEAHHEGYLVIKLPLPPGALMGIWGDYERFHYGYLAKFPGYYFSGDGAIRDEDGYIFITGRVDDIINVAGHRLSTAEMEEAVSGHKDVAECCVVGIEDDLKGQIPFGLVVLKSGTQFSEAEVEKEVVALVREKIGAVAALRNIVVVKRLPKTRSGKILRKLIRTMLDGKEFQIPSTIDDEVIITELQEKFEEYRK; encoded by the coding sequence ATGAAAGCGCATGAAATGTTCTTGAACAGTATTGAAAACAAGGAACAATTTTGGGCAGAACAAGCCGACCAAATTCATTGGTTTAAAAAACCCCAAACGATTCTTTCACAAGGAGAAAACAACTATCCTGTGTGGTTTGCAGATGGAGAGTTGAACGCATGTTATCTCGCCATAGACAAGCACATAGAAGATGGTTATGGTGACCAAGTTGCCTACATTTACGACTCACCTGTTACTGACACAAAACAAAAAATTACTTTTAACGAATTAAAAGAAAATGTTTCAAAATTCGCTGGAGGTTTGCAATCGTTAGGGTTAAAGAAAGGCGACAATGCCATTATTTACATGCCTATGATTCCTCAAGCTGCCTATGCTATGTTAGCTTGTGCCAGATTAGGAATCACTCATTCTGTGGTTTTTGGAGGTTTTGCGCCTCATGAATTGGCAATTAGAATAGAAGATTGTAATCCAAAAGCAATTATTACGGCAAGTGCTGGTGTAGAAGTAAAAAAGAGAATTCCTTATTTGCCTTTCGTGAAAGAAGCTTATGAAATGTCTTCCCATAAACCTGAACATATTGTGGTTTTTGACCGTCAACTTTGGGGCAATAAAGTAGATTGGGAAAACGAACCTCAACTGACCAATTTTCAAGAATTGTTAGAAAAATCAGAACCTGCAGACTGCGTTCCTGTAAAATCTACTCACCCTCTTTATATTCTTTATACCTCAGGAACTACAGGAAAACCTAAAGGTGTAGTTCGTGATACGGGAGGTTATGCCACCGCACTTAAATTTTCCATTGAAAAAATTTATGGAGCAAAACCCGGCGAAGTTTTCTGGGCTGCTTCAGATATTGGTTGGGTAGTAGGTCATAGTTACATTATTTACGGACCGCTTATTAATAGAAATACCTCTATTATCTTCGAAGGAAAACCAATTATGACTCCAGATGCAGGAACTACTTGGAGAATTCTCTCTGAACATAAAGTTTCTGTTATGTTTACCGCTCCTACCGCTATTAGAGCCATTAAAAAAGAAGATCCAGATGGTGAATTCATCAAAAAATACGATTTATCACATTTCAGAACCCAGTTTTTAGCGGGTGAAAGATGTGATGTAGCCACGTTAGACTGGTATGAAGAAAAAGTAGGCATCACTCCTATTGACCATTGGTGGCAAACAGAATCTGGTTGGCCTATGTTATCACTGATGCGAGGCGTAGAAGACGATGACGTAAAACGTGCTTCCGCTGGTAAACCAATCCCGGGTTATGACATTAAAATCTTTGACGAAGAAGGTTACGAACTAGAAGCACACCATGAAGGTTACTTGGTGATAAAACTACCGCTTCCTCCAGGAGCTTTAATGGGAATCTGGGGAGATTACGAAAGATTCCACTATGGCTATTTAGCAAAATTCCCTGGATATTATTTTTCTGGAGATGGCGCCATCAGAGATGAAGACGGATATATTTTCATCACAGGAAGAGTAGATGACATCATCAATGTAGCAGGACACCGACTTTCTACTGCAGAAATGGAAGAAGCCGTTTCTGGGCACAAAGATGTTGCAGAATGCTGTGTAGTAGGAATAGAAGACGATTTAAAAGGTCAAATTCCTTTCGGATTGGTGGTTTTAAAATCTGGAACTCAATTTTCTGAAGCCGAAGTTGAAAAAGAAGTCGTAGCATTGGTTAGAGAAAAAATTGGAGCAGTTGCCGCATTGAGAAACATTGTCGTGGTAAAACGTTTACCAAAAACCCGAAGTGGAAAAATTTTGAGAAAACTCATCAGAACTATGTTAGACGGAAAAGAGTTCCAAATTCCTTCTACTATAGATGATGAAGTTATTATTACTGAACTCCAAGAAAAATTCGAAGAATATAGAAAATAA
- the acs gene encoding acetate--CoA ligase produces MKNYVIHDLPDYFKQYKKSIKNPKKFWDKIADENFVWYQRWNKVVKFDMEEAKIEWFKGAKLNITKNCLDRHLSERGDKTAIIWEPNDPAEKAQYISYKELHERVCKMANVLTELGVKKGDRVCIYLPMIPELAVTMLACAKMGAVHSVIFAGFSASAVTSRVNDCEAKMIITSDGSYRGNKAIDLKGIIDEAVEKTPTVEKVLVVKRTNTEVKMKEGRDVWLDDYYQKASADFVTKIMDAEDPLFILYTSGSTGKPKGMLHTTAGYMVYTGYTFKNVFNYKENDIYWCTADIGWITGHSYILYGPLTNGATTVIFEGVPTYPEPDRFWAVIEKHKVTQFYTAPTAIRSLAKESSSWVEKHDLSSLRVIGSVGEPINDEAWHWYNDHVGKKKCPIVDTWWQTETGGIMISPLPFVTPTKPTYATLPLPGIQPVLMDEKRNEITGNQVDGNLCIRFPWPGIARTIWGDHQRYKETYFTAFPGKYFTGDGALRDETGYYRITGRVDDVIIVSGHNLGTAPIEDSINLHPAVAESAIVGFPHDIKGNALYGFVILKETGESRDKDHLRKEINMLISDTIGPIAKLDKIQFVSGLPKTRSGKIMRRILRKIAEGDFSNFGDISTLLNPEIVDEIKDGRIN; encoded by the coding sequence ATGAAAAATTATGTAATTCACGATTTGCCTGATTATTTCAAGCAGTACAAAAAATCAATCAAGAATCCAAAAAAATTCTGGGACAAAATTGCAGATGAAAACTTTGTTTGGTATCAGCGCTGGAACAAAGTAGTGAAATTTGACATGGAAGAAGCAAAAATTGAATGGTTTAAAGGTGCAAAACTCAATATTACCAAAAACTGTTTAGACAGACATTTGTCAGAAAGAGGTGATAAAACCGCTATCATCTGGGAACCAAATGACCCCGCTGAAAAAGCACAATACATTTCTTACAAAGAACTTCATGAAAGAGTTTGTAAAATGGCTAATGTTCTTACAGAATTAGGTGTAAAAAAAGGCGACAGAGTTTGTATCTATCTACCGATGATTCCAGAATTAGCGGTTACCATGTTGGCATGTGCTAAAATGGGCGCTGTACATTCTGTTATTTTCGCTGGATTTTCTGCTTCTGCTGTAACTTCTAGAGTGAATGACTGTGAAGCAAAAATGATTATCACTTCAGACGGAAGTTACAGAGGAAACAAAGCTATTGACCTAAAAGGAATCATCGATGAAGCCGTAGAAAAAACACCTACTGTTGAAAAAGTTTTGGTGGTAAAAAGAACCAACACCGAAGTAAAAATGAAAGAAGGAAGAGATGTTTGGTTAGATGATTACTATCAAAAAGCATCTGCTGATTTCGTTACTAAAATTATGGATGCAGAAGATCCATTATTCATTCTTTATACTTCTGGCTCTACGGGTAAACCAAAGGGAATGTTGCACACCACTGCTGGTTATATGGTTTACACTGGTTATACCTTTAAAAATGTTTTCAATTATAAAGAAAATGATATTTACTGGTGTACTGCAGATATTGGTTGGATTACAGGTCACTCTTACATTCTTTATGGACCTCTAACTAACGGAGCTACTACCGTTATTTTTGAAGGCGTTCCTACTTATCCAGAACCAGACCGTTTCTGGGCAGTAATTGAAAAACACAAAGTAACACAATTCTACACCGCTCCTACTGCGATTCGTTCTTTGGCTAAAGAATCTTCTTCTTGGGTAGAAAAACATGATTTATCAAGTCTTAGAGTTATTGGTTCAGTTGGTGAGCCTATTAATGACGAAGCTTGGCACTGGTATAATGACCATGTTGGCAAGAAAAAATGCCCAATTGTAGATACTTGGTGGCAAACTGAAACAGGCGGAATTATGATTTCTCCACTTCCGTTTGTTACGCCAACTAAGCCAACTTACGCTACGCTTCCACTTCCGGGAATTCAGCCTGTTTTAATGGATGAAAAACGAAATGAAATTACAGGAAATCAAGTAGATGGAAACCTTTGCATCCGTTTTCCTTGGCCTGGAATTGCCAGAACAATTTGGGGAGACCATCAAAGATATAAAGAAACGTATTTCACTGCTTTCCCTGGTAAATATTTCACAGGAGATGGTGCATTGAGAGACGAAACAGGATATTATAGAATTACAGGTCGTGTAGATGATGTGATTATTGTTTCTGGTCATAATTTAGGAACTGCACCTATTGAAGACAGCATCAACTTACACCCTGCTGTTGCAGAATCTGCTATTGTAGGTTTCCCTCATGATATTAAAGGAAATGCATTGTACGGATTTGTCATTCTAAAAGAAACTGGTGAAAGCAGAGACAAAGACCACTTGAGAAAAGAAATCAATATGCTGATTTCTGACACCATCGGTCCTATTGCTAAATTAGATAAAATACAGTTTGTTTCTGGCTTACCAAAAACACGTTCTGGAAAAATTATGCGTAGAATTTTAAGAAAAATTGCCGAAGGAGATTTCAGCAACTTCGGAGATATTTCTACCCTACTCAATCCAGAAATTGTAGACGAAATAAAAGATGGAAGGATCAACTAA
- the pheA gene encoding prephenate dehydratase → MKIAFLGPQASFTQLATSQIFPNEELLPQSNILDCFKAVQNDLVEKAVVPLENSIEGTVSMTLDYLYDFDEIFVETEVVMPIAHQLMIHPENHDFEKVLSHPQALAQCFHFLQENYQGIAKQDFNSTSASAKLIAENPQEKWAAIANSYAAKLYGLKIINHNIQDFEQNHTKFIVISKKQNQLTLDFQKSGEKTSLLITLPEDQAGGLHQVLSVFAWRKMNLSKIESRTLKTGLGNYFFFINVANEWHSVLSNNALEELKSLGTDVKFLGHYNEYIIES, encoded by the coding sequence ATGAAAATCGCTTTCCTCGGACCACAAGCTAGTTTTACACAGCTTGCTACTTCACAAATTTTCCCCAATGAAGAACTCTTGCCACAGTCTAATATTTTAGACTGTTTCAAAGCGGTACAAAATGATTTGGTAGAAAAAGCCGTAGTTCCACTAGAAAATTCTATTGAAGGAACTGTTTCTATGACGCTTGATTATCTTTATGATTTTGACGAAATTTTTGTAGAAACAGAAGTAGTGATGCCGATTGCTCACCAACTGATGATTCACCCAGAAAACCATGATTTTGAAAAGGTTTTATCTCATCCTCAGGCTCTGGCACAATGTTTCCATTTTTTACAAGAAAATTATCAAGGTATTGCTAAGCAAGATTTTAACTCTACTTCTGCTTCAGCAAAATTAATTGCAGAAAACCCTCAAGAAAAATGGGCAGCCATTGCCAATTCTTATGCCGCAAAATTATACGGGCTTAAAATCATAAACCATAATATTCAGGATTTTGAGCAAAATCACACCAAGTTTATTGTCATTTCAAAAAAACAAAACCAATTGACTCTTGATTTTCAAAAGTCTGGAGAAAAAACATCTTTACTCATTACCCTTCCTGAAGATCAAGCTGGAGGTTTACATCAAGTGCTTTCGGTTTTTGCGTGGAGAAAAATGAACCTTTCTAAAATTGAAAGCAGGACTTTAAAAACAGGACTAGGAAATTATTTTTTCTTCATTAATGTAGCAAATGAATGGCACTCTGTCTTGTCTAATAACGCCTTGGAAGAACTCAAATCTCTCGGTACAGACGTGAAATTCCTAGGTCACTATAACGAATACATAATAGAAAGTTAA
- a CDS encoding Hsp20/alpha crystallin family protein, with translation MSTLMKRNPVTGLNSFFDDFFTKDLFNWNEKNLTEMGFTMPSVNVKETDNHYEIEMAVPGLKKEDFKINIDRNILTISSESQTENEERDEKKNYTRREFNYQSFTRSFTMPSDIVDVEHIEAKYDNGILKLAVPKRENAKKEVKSIEIK, from the coding sequence ATGTCAACTTTAATGAAAAGAAATCCAGTGACAGGGTTAAATAGTTTCTTTGATGATTTTTTTACCAAAGATTTATTTAACTGGAATGAAAAAAACCTTACAGAAATGGGCTTTACTATGCCTTCTGTAAACGTGAAAGAAACCGATAACCATTACGAAATTGAAATGGCGGTTCCAGGATTGAAAAAAGAAGATTTTAAAATTAACATCGATCGAAATATTCTCACCATTTCTTCGGAATCTCAAACCGAAAACGAAGAAAGAGATGAGAAGAAAAACTATACCAGAAGAGAATTTAATTATCAATCATTCACCCGTTCATTTACCATGCCTTCTGATATTGTAGATGTAGAACACATCGAAGCAAAATATGACAACGGCATTCTGAAATTGGCAGTTCCTAAAAGAGAAAATGCCAAAAAAGAAGTGAAATCCATAGAGATTAAATAA
- a CDS encoding SCO family protein: MTKPKKASGFGMNKMLVYQMIALVAIVLAFIAGNYFFKKSLHTVMKAPNFELIDQNNRRISNTDMLGKVYVVEFFYARCPTICPIMNNNLKFVDQAISNKDFGIISISIDPENDTPEFLKAHAKKLGVTNPNWHFLTGNRDYIGDLANEFDIYVGDKDDQSESLNHSGMLALVDKEGNVRCRFGKDGLPILYYSGLNYDDKEGKNASLKGKFQPDRKLLIEDIQKLLEE; this comes from the coding sequence ATGACGAAACCTAAAAAAGCGTCTGGTTTTGGAATGAATAAAATGCTGGTGTACCAAATGATAGCTCTAGTGGCTATTGTTCTAGCATTTATCGCAGGAAATTACTTTTTCAAGAAAAGTCTTCATACGGTAATGAAGGCTCCGAATTTTGAATTAATCGACCAAAATAATCGTAGAATTTCGAATACAGATATGCTGGGAAAAGTCTATGTAGTAGAGTTTTTCTACGCGAGATGTCCTACAATTTGTCCGATTATGAATAACAATTTGAAATTCGTAGATCAAGCGATTAGCAATAAGGATTTTGGAATAATTTCTATTTCTATAGATCCAGAAAATGACACGCCAGAATTTTTAAAAGCACATGCTAAAAAACTAGGCGTTACAAATCCCAATTGGCATTTTTTGACAGGAAATAGAGATTACATCGGTGATTTAGCCAATGAATTTGATATTTATGTAGGAGATAAAGATGATCAGTCAGAGAGTCTTAATCATAGCGGAATGCTGGCTCTGGTAGATAAAGAAGGCAATGTGAGATGCAGATTTGGAAAAGATGGTTTGCCGATTCTTTATTATTCTGGACTTAATTATGATGATAAAGAAGGAAAAAATGCGAGTTTAAAAGGCAAATTCCAGCCAGATAGAAAATTATTAATAGAAGATATTCAGAAACTTCTAGAAGAATAA
- a CDS encoding YHS domain-containing protein, translating to MKSILTVAFVAISILSSCQQTPETKKVHDHKKTTQKLDVKVVNEEDPICGMKTAQFLKDTAVYKGKTYGFCNKLCKEEFKKDPKKYAK from the coding sequence ATGAAATCTATATTAACCGTTGCTTTTGTAGCAATTTCTATATTATCTTCTTGTCAACAGACTCCAGAAACTAAAAAAGTTCACGACCATAAAAAAACGACACAAAAACTTGACGTAAAAGTGGTGAACGAAGAAGACCCAATTTGCGGAATGAAAACGGCTCAGTTTTTAAAAGATACTGCTGTTTATAAAGGAAAAACCTATGGTTTCTGCAATAAACTTTGTAAAGAAGAATTCAAAAAAGACCCTAAAAAATACGCAAAATAA
- a CDS encoding replication-associated recombination protein A, with translation MNPNIPLAEKLRPKTLNDVLGQEHLTGERGTIRKMLENDTLNSLIFWGPPGTGKTTLAEIISTTSGRKFFKLSAVSSGVKEVREVIEDAKKQNLFSGKSPILFIDEIHRFNKSQQDSLLHAVEKGWVVLIGATTENPSFEVVSALLSRSQVYVLKSLGFEKLEELAEIALAKYNEEEQTHFTLKEKEALIQYSGGDARKLINSIELVLNQFKNVKEKEIINEDVLSVLQETMALYDKNGEQHYDIISAFIKSMRGSDPNGAVYWLARMIAGGEDVKFIARRMLILAAEDIGLANPNALTVANNCFQAVNVIGNPESRIILSETAVYLACSPKSNSTYKAIDAALAVVKQTGNLPVPLHLRNAPTKLMKDLDYGKEYQYAHSYEGNFVNQEFLPDEISGTQFYVPGENATERKIREELQKKWKGKY, from the coding sequence TTGAACCCAAACATACCTTTAGCCGAAAAATTAAGACCTAAAACACTCAACGATGTTTTAGGGCAAGAACATCTTACTGGAGAACGTGGAACCATCCGTAAAATGCTGGAAAATGACACACTCAATTCTCTCATTTTTTGGGGGCCTCCAGGAACAGGGAAAACCACTTTGGCAGAGATTATATCTACTACTTCAGGAAGAAAATTTTTCAAACTTTCGGCGGTTTCTTCTGGGGTAAAAGAAGTGAGAGAAGTGATAGAAGATGCCAAAAAACAAAACCTCTTTTCAGGAAAATCACCGATTTTGTTCATAGACGAGATTCACCGTTTCAATAAATCTCAACAAGATTCATTGCTTCATGCCGTAGAAAAAGGTTGGGTAGTCTTAATTGGAGCAACTACAGAAAATCCTAGTTTCGAGGTGGTTTCGGCGTTGCTTTCTCGTTCACAAGTGTATGTATTGAAATCATTAGGTTTTGAAAAATTAGAAGAACTTGCAGAAATAGCTCTGGCTAAATATAATGAAGAAGAACAAACGCATTTTACACTCAAAGAAAAGGAAGCGCTGATTCAATATTCTGGTGGTGATGCTCGAAAGCTCATTAATTCTATAGAATTAGTTCTTAATCAATTCAAAAATGTAAAAGAAAAAGAAATCATCAACGAAGATGTACTTTCGGTTTTGCAAGAAACGATGGCGCTTTATGATAAAAATGGAGAACAGCACTATGATATTATTTCGGCGTTTATCAAATCCATGCGCGGTTCTGACCCAAATGGAGCGGTATATTGGCTTGCCAGAATGATTGCAGGTGGTGAAGATGTGAAATTTATAGCTCGTAGGATGCTTATTTTAGCAGCTGAAGACATCGGTTTGGCCAATCCAAATGCTTTGACGGTTGCCAATAATTGCTTTCAAGCGGTAAATGTCATTGGAAATCCTGAATCTAGAATTATTTTGAGTGAAACAGCGGTTTATTTGGCTTGTTCACCTAAATCTAACTCTACTTATAAAGCGATTGATGCTGCTCTTGCTGTGGTGAAACAAACCGGAAATTTGCCAGTTCCGTTACATCTGAGAAATGCACCTACAAAACTGATGAAAGACCTAGATTATGGCAAAGAATATCAATATGCACATTCTTACGAAGGAAATTTTGTAAACCAAGAATTCTTACCCGATGAAATTTCAGGAACTCAATTTTATGTTCCTGGCGAAAACGCTACAGAAAGAAAAATCCGCGAAGAATTGCAGAAAAAATGGAAGGGAAAATATTAA